The Flammeovirga pectinis genomic interval TACGTATGTAATTATACGTTTAGAGAATAAAGACTCACTAGTAAATAAGTTAGTTGATTTGTCTTTAGAATGTGCTACTGATAGCAATAATTTTTTAATTCAAAAGCAATTAATCTTACCTAGTAGAGAAGATATTTTACTCCAAATGAAACTAGAAATAGGAAATACTGTGGTAGAAGTAAATACAATTAAGTTTTTAGTAAAAGATGTTGAACCTTAGCTTAAGAAAGATTTATTATAAATAACTTTTTTATACCTTCAATACTATTGGATATATCTCACTTTCGTTGTTTCTTTGAGCATTCATTTTTATCTCGATGAAGATGACCATAAAATAATAATCACATACTTAGTAAAAAAATTATGAATTTTCCTGCAGAATTAAAGTATACTAAAGATCACGAATGGGTACGTGTTGAAGGTGAATTTGCATACATCGGTATCACAGAATTTGCTCAAAGCGAATTAGGAGATATTGTTTATGTTGATATTACATCAGAAGACGAAGAAGTTGCAGAAGGTGAAGTATTTGGCTCTGTAGAAGCAGTAAAAACTGTTTCTGATTTATTTATGCCAGTGAACGGAGAAGTTGTAGAAATGAACGAAGCAATTGACTCAGCTCCTGAATTAGTAAACTCAGACCCTTACGGTGAAGGTTGGATGATTAAAATTAAAGTAGCTGACTTGTCAGAAGTTGAAGCTTTAATGGATAGTGAAGCATACCAAAAAGAAGTTGCTAACTAAATTTCTTTTTCTAGATAAGAAAAGAAGAGTTGAGCACACGTTGTTCAACTCTTTTTTATTTTAAATAACCCAATTTATGCAGTTTTATACAGGAAATATATCTTTTGAGTTAAGAGCAAGTACTGATAAACACCCAAAAGAAGAGCAATTTATTATCTATGGTAATGCTTCTGCTGATACTTTATGGTCAAGATATTTATCAGCTGAGAATGGTGATATTTCTGGAGCACCAAAATACCTTTTTTATACGTCAAATTTAACAAAAGAGAAGAAAGCATTATTAAATAAATTTCAAGTTCGAATTGCTGCTGGAGGTATTGTAAGGAATGAAGATAAGTTTCTAATAATAAAAAGAAATGGAGTTTATGATATTCCAAAAGGGCATCTAGAAAAGGATG includes:
- the gcvH gene encoding glycine cleavage system protein GcvH, whose protein sequence is MNFPAELKYTKDHEWVRVEGEFAYIGITEFAQSELGDIVYVDITSEDEEVAEGEVFGSVEAVKTVSDLFMPVNGEVVEMNEAIDSAPELVNSDPYGEGWMIKIKVADLSEVEALMDSEAYQKEVAN
- a CDS encoding NUDIX hydrolase; amino-acid sequence: MQFYTGNISFELRASTDKHPKEEQFIIYGNASADTLWSRYLSAENGDISGAPKYLFYTSNLTKEKKALLNKFQVRIAAGGIVRNEDKFLIIKRNGVYDIPKGHLEKDESLEICAIREVEEETGVPSKIENLLIETYHTYVFKGKYVLKHTYWYDMHLYKEAFKEQPQIEEGIEEVIWMTKNEINNIVLKNTYKSIKDVIKAFFK